A window of Physeter macrocephalus isolate SW-GA unplaced genomic scaffold, ASM283717v5 random_55, whole genome shotgun sequence contains these coding sequences:
- the TPI1 gene encoding triosephosphate isomerase — MAEDAVGAEFCLSVLYISGQWQRLRAFPDLQCVGFSAMAPSRKFFVGGNWKMNGRKNNLGELINTLNAAKVPADTEVVCAPPTVYIDFARQKLDPKIAVAAQNCYKVANGAFTGEISPGMIKDCGATWVVLGHSERRHVFGESDELIGQKVAHALAEGLGVIACIGEKLDEREAGITEKVVFEQTKVIADNVKDWGKVVLAYEPVWAIGTGKTATPQQAQEVHEKLRGWLKSNISDAVAQSTRIIYGGSVTGATCKELASQPDVDGFLVGGASLKPEFVDIINAKQ; from the exons ATGGCAGAGGACGCGGTGGGGGCGGAGTTCTGCCTCTCCGTGCTCTATATAAGCGGCCAGTGGCAGCGGCTGCGCGCCTTTCCTGACCTTCAGTGTGTCGGATTTAGCGCAATGGCGCCCTCCAGGAAGTTCTTCGTGGGGGGGAACTGGAAGATGAACGGGCGGAAGAACAATCTGGGGGAGCTCATCAACACTCTGAACGCGGCCAAGGTGCCGGCCGACACCG AGGTGGTTTGCGCACCCCCCACCGTCTACATTGACTTCGCCCGGCAGAAGCTAGATCCCAAGATCGCAGTGGCTGCGCAGAACTGCTACAAAGTCGCTAACGGGGCCTTTACGGGGGAGATCAG CCCTGGCATGATCAAGGACTGTGGAGCCACGTGGGTGGTCCTGGGGCACTCGGAGAGAAGGCACGTCTTTGGGGAGTCAGATGAG CTGATTGGGCAGAAGGTGGCTCACGCCCTGGCAGAGGGACTTGGAGTAATCGCCTGCATTGGGGAGAAGCTAGATGAGAGGGAAGCTGGCATCACTGAGAAGGTCGTTTTCGAGCAAACCAAGGTCATCGCAG ATAATGTGAAGGACTGGGGCAAGGTTGTCCTGGCCTATGAGCCTGTGTGGGCCATTGGTACTGGCAAGACTGCGACACCCCAACAG GCCCAGGAAGTACACGAGAAGCTCCGGGGATGGCTGAAGTCCAACATCTCTGATGCAGTGGCTCAGAGCACCCGCATCATTTATGGGG gTTCTGTGACTGGGGCAACGTGCAAGGAGCTGGCCAGCCAGCCTGACGTGGATGGCTTCCTTGTGGGGGGC